The DNA sequence CAATAAACACGGTTTGGACAAAATCTGTCAAATTCGGGATTTAAATAAAAAACACAACTTCACTTTGGTGTGCCGCGATCTATCTGAAATAGCGACCTATGCACGTGTGGATAATCATGCCTTCCGTGCGCTTAAAAATAACACACCAGGTGCCTATACTTTTATTTTCAAATCCACTAAAGATTTGCCCAAACGTTTAATGAATCCGACTAAACGCACGATCGGTATTCGTATTCCCAATAATGTAATTGCACTGGCATTATTGGCTGAGTTAGGTGAGCCTTTAATGACCACAAGTTTGATTCTGCCTGGCAATACCAGCACTGAATTTGATCCTGAAGATATTAAAGACAAATTATCCAATCAAGTAGATTTAATTATGACGGGTGGGTATTTAGGTGAATCGCCAACCACTGTGATTGATTTTTCCGATGATGATGTGGTTATCACGCGGATAGGTGCCGGGGATATAACACCCTTTCAATAAAAGTATTATCTCTAAATCACTTAAAGGTGCAGAAGTCTGCATCTTTAAGTCGTTTGGGAATTAAAAACCATAAGTTGTTGCTCAGAAATTATCCCGCAATAACTTATTAAAAAGTAAAAAGTAAAATAGTTTGCCGGCAGCGGGGAATTTTATTGTTTATCTGATAAAAAAACCGCTACTGGTATTGGCATAATGAGAATTACCCAAGGAATATAAAATGAGTGAAAAATTACAAAAAGTATTAGCACGAGCAGGGTTAGGATCTCGTCGTAAAATGGAAGTTGTTATACAGGAAGGGCGTGTCAGTGTAGATGGCAAAGTGGTGGGTTTAGGTGAGCGTGTTACCGACGTACAGGTTATTCGTGTTGATGGGCATATCGTCAAGAATCTAACCCCTGAAAATACAATGTGTCGAATTCTTGCCTATAACAAACCTGAGGGTGAAATTTGTACCCGCAGTGATGAAGAAGGGCGCACAACGGTATTTGAACGCTTACCGAGCTTGAAAGGTGCTCGTTGGATTTCTATCGGACGCTTAGATATTAATACCTCGGGTTTACTGCTGTTTACTACCGACGGTGAATTTGCCAATAAAATGATGCATCCAAGCCAACAAATTGAGCGCGAGTATGCAGTCCGTATATTTGGTGATGTGACCGAGGCGATACTTAATCGCTTACGCATGGGCGTTCAATTAGAGGATGGTGAAGCGAAATTTTTAGACATTAAAGAATCTGGCGGTGAGGGAATTAACCGCTGGTTCCACGTTGTTTTAACCGAAGGTCGTACACGTGAAGTACGCCGTTTATGGGAAAGCCAAGGGCTGCAGGTTAGTCGTTTAATGCGGGTGCGTTACGGTAATATCACCTTAAGTAAGCAATTACCACAGGGTGGTTGGCATGAGCTTAATCTTAAAGAAGTTAACTATTTACGTAAATTAGTCGATATGCCTAAAGAGACTGAGTCAAAAGTAAAGGTAGATGTGACTGAGTCTAAATTTACAAATCCGCAGGCACGTATCCGTCGAGCGGTAAAAAAACATGCTCAGCACCGTAAGGCAGGCGAACGTCGTCGTACTAAGACACGTACGCGCAGTTAATTTTAAACCCAATACTATTTTTAGAAAAAGCAGACTGAGGTCTGCTTTTTTTGTTTGTAATAAATATGTTAATTTGATTATTTATGTTTTTATATTCTAATATTAATGGTAAATTATTTTCACGCACCATCAACTATATTAACTCATTGTATTAAATAGGAATCTCATGATTAAAAAATGTTTATTTCCCGCAGCGGGTTATGGTACCCGTTTTTTACCGGCCACCAAATCAATGCCAAAAGAGATGATGCCGATTGTTAACAAACCGCTTATTGAGTTTGGTGTTGATGAAGCCTTAGAAGCCGGCATGACTAATATGTGTATCGTTACCGGGCGTGGTAAACACTCTTTAATGGATCATTTTGATCTTAATTATGAATTAGAGCATCAAATCAACGGCACACCGAAAGAAGATAAATTAAAAGATATTCGATTAATAATGGATCGGGCAAATTTCACTTATATTCGTCAACGCGAAATGAAAGGTCTGGGCCATGCTATTTTAGTTGGTAAAGAGTTGATTGGTGATGAACCTTTTGCTGTGGTACTTGCTGATGATCTGTGTATCAATCATGCTAATGGTGTTTTAAAACAGATGGTTGATTTGTACAAACAATTCCGTTGCTCAATCGTGGCCGTTGAAGAGGTGCCTGAAGATCAGATACACAAATACGGGGTAATCAAAGGGGAGATGATCAAAGATAATATTTACCGTGTTGATGATATGGTCGAAAAGCCTGCACCCGGCACAGCCCCGAGTAATTTAGCTATTATTGGTCGTTATATATTAACGCCTGATATTTTTGATATTATTGAGGAGACAACTCCCGGTAAAGGTGGCGAAATACAAATTACCGATGCGCTACTGACACAGGCTAAAAGAGGATGCGTGCTGGCTTATAAATTTAAAGGTAAGCGTTTTGATTGTGGTAGTGTACCGGGATATATTGAAGCTACAAATTATGTTTATGATAATATTTACGAAGATAAATAAGCCCTTCAATTCAAGATATACTAATCCTTTGATAGTGGGGGTTAAAACCCCTTTATTTAACGATCGATTGACGGATATAACCGTTATTTTTAGCTAATAATGATTTAGCCTGAGCGGTATTTGTATTGGTTAAGATCATTACAATGGCTGTTTTACAGTGGCCATTACATTGCAGCAAGGCCTTTTCAGCTTCCTCCCGCAGGCAATCGGTTGCTGCAATCACGATCATTTTTTGCCGTTCGACAAGCTTAGCGTTTGTCGCTTGAACATCCACCATTAAATTACCAAAGACTTTACCGGTACGGATCATCGCACCGGTGGTAAGCATGTTTAAAATTAATTTTTGAGCTGTACCGGCTTTTAAACGTGATGAACCCGTCAGCACTTCAGGGCCGACTACGGCACAGATATTAACATCACACTCCTTGGACATCAGACTGTTGGGGTTACAGTTAATAGCGATTACCTGGGCATTAATCGATTTTGCATAGCGCATCGCGCCGATAACATAGGGGGTAGAGCCACTGGCTGCTATGCCCACTAAAATATCGTTTTCATTAAAGTTGATATTTTGTAAATCAGACTGACCCGCTTGCAGATTATCTTCTGCGTTTTCTACAGCTTTTAATATCGCCCGATGACCGCCCGCAATTAAAGCCATTACCTGCTTCGCCGGTGTTCCAAAAGTTGGTGGGCATTCACTGGCATCTAGTATACCCAAACGGCCCGAGGTGCCCGCACCACAATAAATTAGTCGTCCCTTTTTATGAAAAGCTGCACTAATTAAATCAACCGCTTGGGTAATCGAAGGAAGCGCCAATTCCACCGCCAATGCAACTTTTTTGTCTTCTGCATTCATCACTTTAAGCATTTCAAGGGTCGATAGCGTATCAATGTGACTGCTTGCGGGATTGCGGCTCTCGGTCATTAAATTTTCTGGAGGTGCTGACATTTTTATGCTCTTTAATTAATAAGTAGGTGAATTTTTTGATTCAGATAAACAAAGTTATTATCCTTCAATTCAGTCTTTCGATATAATATACAAATCTTCTAAAAATTAATAGATTCAATATAATATGATGAACTTTAACAATCTCTTTTTACAATTAAAAAACGTTAACATATTTGGGAAAATTGTTGATTTTTCAAGAGGTTTTTTGATAATTTTATTATTTTTAAGTGTTGGTAAAATAATCAGTAGTTATCTGCCCTTTGCCTTTCCAGGCAGTATTATCGGGTTGATTTTGCTGTTTTCGGCATTGAATTTGCGACTTATCAAAGTTGAATGGATAATGATGTCTGGCTCCCTGCTGCTAAAGTATATGGCCCTCTTATTTGTCCCTATCGGTGTCGGGTTAATCAATCATTTAGCGCTTATTTTTGACAATTGGTTTGTGATTACATTTTCATTTTTCTTTACAACCTTATTAATTCTTTTATCCGTGGGGCATTTGTACCAGTTTTTAAATAAAAAAGAGGATCTTTAATATGCTGTTCTATCTGGCCCTGCCCTGCACCTTAGTAATATTTTTTGCCAGTAAAGCGTTATACGCAATTAAACCCTGGGCAATATTCCATCCCTTTGTATTATCTGTTTTATCCTTGTTATTACTTCATTATTTTCTTAAATTAGATTATTCACAATATGAGGAGGGGACATCTCTGCTCGTCGCTTTATTAGAGCCGGCCGTTGTGGTTCTTGCATTACCGCTTTATCTACAACTGCACCTTATTAAAGAAAAATTTAATATTATTTTAAGCGCTTGTTTGTTAGCCGTGTTGATAGCTTTTAGTTGTGCGTTATTTCTTATGCCGCTTTTAGGCGCCGATTTGGTGACTGCTGCTTCCTTGGCCGGACAGCATGTTACTACGCCAATCGCGATGGAGATAAGTCGTAGTTTAAATGGGATCCCTTCATTAACGGCTGCGATGGTTGTTTGTGTTGGTATTTTCGGTGGAAGTGTTGGGCTGGCTTTTTATAAATTATGTGGGATTAAAGATAATCAGGCTCAGGGTGTCGCAATGGGGTGTGCAGCACACGCGCTTGGCACAGCTAAAATAATGGAAACAGATAAAGTGGCTGGCGCTTTTGCGTCTATTTCACTTATTATCTGCGCTATTTTATCCGCCATTTTGATGCCTCTGTTATATGCTGTGCTTTTTTAACGAAAAAAAAACCGAAGATTAACTTCGGTTTTCTGAGCTTGTATTATACCCAACTACTTTAAGGTGCAGGAGTCCGGATCTTCAAGTAGTTTGCTTATATATAAAATTAATCAGCAGCATAACCATTAGCAGGCAAGATCAAACCATCTAATAGTGCATGACTATTTACCATACTTAAACGACCGGATAAAAACCATTGTATGGCTAAAGGGTAGATTAAGTGTTCTTGAGTTAATACTCGCTCGGCCAGCTTTTCAGCGCTATCTTCACTGAAAATAGGCACTTTAGCTTGTATCACCGTTGCGCCAGAATCTAATTCTTCTGTCACAAAATGAACGCTTACTCCATGCTCTGAGTCACCTGCATCTATCGCTCTTTGATGCGTATTTGTACCCTGATACTTAGGTAATAAAGAGGGGTGAATATTGAGCATCTTGCCTGGATATTTATCAATAAATTGCGCTGACAATATGCGCATAAAACCCGCCATAACAATCAAGTCGGGTTGATATTGATCAATTTCTTGGCTTAATAAAGCATCATATTGCTCGCGTGAACTAATCCCCTTACTGATAATCGCCTTATGCTTAATACCCGCATTCTGAGCGCGCTGTAAACCATAGGCATCGGCTTTGTTGCTTAACACAGCAACAATTTCGATATGTTGATTGTTAAGCGTTGTATTATGAAGCTTGTCAATAATATTTTGCAGGTTACTACCGTTACCAGAGAGCAGAACGACAATTTTTTTAGTTGCTACAGTTGCCATAATTGTTTAGTTAATCTCGACTTGTGCTTCATCTGCTGCGGCGTCTTCGATATGACCAAGTACCCAGGCATTTTCACCTTGAGCAGTTAATATTTCAACTGCTCTGTCTTTTTCAGCGCTAGGCACAACAATCACTAAACCAACACCACAGTTAAAGGTACGGTACATTTCTTCTGTTTTGACATTGCCATTCTCTTGTAACCAGTTGAAAATCTCAGGCCATACCCAGCTCTTACCATCAACAACCGCTTTGCTTCCGGCGGGTAATGCGCGTGGAATATTTTCCCAGAAACCACCGCCTGTGATATGAGAAATTGCATGCACAGGGCAGTTTTTGATTAATTCAAGCGTTGATTTTACGTAAATTTTAGTGGGTGTTAATAATGTTTCACCCAATGTTGAGTCACCAAAGGGGGCACTGGTATCGGCTTTTGATACTTCTAAAATTTTACGCACTAGAGAGTAACCGTTGGAATGCGGGCCACTTGAACCGACTGCAATAAGCGCATCACCCGCGGCTACTTTCGTTCCGTCAATAACATCTGCTTTTTCAACAACACCCACACAGAATCCAGCGATATCGTAATCGTCACCTTCATACATACCTGGCATTTCGGCAGTTTCACCACCAATAAGCGAACAGTTTGCAAGCTCGCAACCCGCGCCGATACCGGTTACAACGGCAGCAGCAACATCAATATCCAGTTTTCCTGTTGCATAATAATCCAGGAAAAATAACGGTTCAGCACCTTGAACGATAAGATCGTTTACACACATTGCCACTAAATCGATACCGACTGTGTCATGTTTTTTCAGGTCAATTGCCAAACGCAGTTTTGTACCGACACCGTCAGTCCCTGCAACTAATAAAGGCTCTTTATACCCTGTTGGCAGTTGGCATAATGCGCCAAAACCACCCAATCCACCCATTACTTCCGGGCGTTTAGTACGTTTTGCTACACTTTTAATGCGTTCAACTAATGCAGTACCAGCGTCAATATTAACACCCGCGTCTTTATAGCTTAAAGAGGTTTTTTCGTTGCTCACTTGCATTCCTCGCAGAATTAAATTTAAAAGCTATTTCGCTTTTATAGAATTTGATGGATTTAAACAGCAGCATTTTAGCATTTATATGACAAGGATCTAATTATTTATGCATTGAATGGCTTGTTTAAGTCAGTTTTCACGTTTTTTTTAAATCAGGTCCCTCTTTATTAGGATATGACTTAAGATTTAATCACTATTTAATCCATATAGTATCTTATTTTTGTTTCTGTTACTTTCTTTGCCTAATATTTTCAAGATAATTTCTATCATAGCTGGTACTTATCTGTGTAATTGCTATTAAATCTAATTATCAACTTGCAATAGAATTATATCTGCTTATGATCACGTTATTGTTGCTTGAATGGTAGTTATATTAATGAAACCAATATTTGTTGTGCGTAATTTTATTGTCCTATTTATTTCGTTCATCTCTTTCACGTCTTGCGTGTTAGCCAACCAGTTTGAAAACCTTTATCAGGGAAATATTATTGTAGAGAACCAGAGTGAACAGCAGTTAAAGGAGCTGGCATTACAGCAAGTATTAATTAAAGTGTCAGGCAACTCGCAGGTCAATATACTGGATGAAAGCCAACAATTATTGACAAAAACACAAAGTCTATTATCTCAATTTGGTTATCGTAATATTGAAGATAATCGCTATTTTATGGCGGTGTTTGATCCCAGTAAAATAAATCAGGCATTAAAAGAGATGCGCCAGCCTGTTTGGGGTGAAACTCGGCCCCGGACATTAGTTTGGTTAATTGTCGATAGTGACAGTGAACGTAAACTTATTTCAGATACTATGATTAACAGTGATCAGGATGATGTGCTTTCTTTCGTACTTAAAAGTACACAGCAGGAGCGCGGTATTAGCTTACACTTTCCGCTAATGGATCTTGATGATAATTTGGCGGTCTCTCTCTTCGATATTTCTGGGCGGTTTTTTGATCAGATAGCAAAGGCTTCTGAGCGTTATGATGCCAGCCTGTTTATTGTTGCTAATTTAAAACAAAAAGATGAAAAAACATGGGATTTGCAGTGGGAATTAGTTTATAACACCCCACAATCAAAGAAAAATGAAATAGTTGCATCGGAGCAATTACATGGTGAAAAAAGTGTTATTTTAACCAGTATGACCAACAAGATTGCTGATTATTATGCTGACCAATATGCAATATTAGCAACGGATACTGAGAAATTTTCGCAAAGTATTTACATCAGCGGGATCAGTTCATTGCAACAGCATGAAAAATTAAATCAAGTACTATCAGGTATTCTGGCAATTGCATCCTATGAAGTCGTCAGCGTTGATGTGAAGCAGGTAAAGGTCAATGTGAAGGTCAATGGTGGCATTAATAGTTTTGAAAATGCACTTAATATACAAACTAACTTACAATTAGATGCTTCTCAAAGTGAACGTTTTCACTTTAACTGGCGTTAATTAGGGAACTTCATGCCGCAGGATGAATTACGTTTTCAATATCCTTTATTAGCACTTAAATTTCCTGATGATGAAACCTTTGCAAGTTTTTATCCTGGTCAAAATTACAGTGTATTAACACAATTAAAAAATAGTGTTGTGGGTCTGGGTGAGCCGGTCTTATATATGTGGGGAGAATCTGGTAGCGGTCGTTCTCATTTATTACATGCTTTATGTTCAGAAGTCGATGAGCGTGGCGACAGTGTTGCCTATATTCCACTGCGACATTACCAGAGTATGACGTTAGATATTTTTGAAAATATGGAACAGGTAACGCTTGTCTGCATCGATGATATTGAGGAAATCGCCGGTGATGAAAAATGGGAAAAAGCACTTTTTGATTTTTATAATCGCTGGTCCGATAATAAAGAAAATCGTTCATCGGGTGCCAGTTTAGTGTTTTGCGCAAATCATTTACCTAAGCAACTTGGTCTAAAACTTAATGATCTTGTTTCACGACTTGAATGGGGGGCTTGTTACCATTTAACCCCGCTTAATGAAGAAGACAAGCTAGGTGCTCTGCAATTACGTGCTCAATTAAAGGGCATGAAGTTGCCTGTAGATGTTGGGCGTTTTTTATTAAATCGTCTATCACGGGATATGAATACGTTATTGGACACGCTTGATCAATTAGATAATGCATCGCTAGAAGCTAAGCGTAAATTAACGATTCCCTTTGTCAAAGAGGTATTAGTCTTATAAAGCTTGGGGATAAAGCACTTCAAGATGCAGCATCTTGAAGTGAGGGAAGTTGACTCTTTTCTAGTGACTCTTTTTCTTACGAATGCTTAAGCCTAATTCACGACCCCTGTATTTTGCAAAATAGATATTTCCCGTTAAGAAAAACCCAGCTAGCAATAATTCTATACTCGCCAATATTAATTCACCTG is a window from the Psychromonas ingrahamii 37 genome containing:
- a CDS encoding L-threonylcarbamoyladenylate synthase, which codes for MSQFFYVHPENPQVRMIKQAVEILKKGGVIIYPTDSGYALGCTMDNKHGLDKICQIRDLNKKHNFTLVCRDLSEIATYARVDNHAFRALKNNTPGAYTFIFKSTKDLPKRLMNPTKRTIGIRIPNNVIALALLAELGEPLMTTSLILPGNTSTEFDPEDIKDKLSNQVDLIMTGGYLGESPTTVIDFSDDDVVITRIGAGDITPFQ
- the rluB gene encoding 23S rRNA pseudouridine(2605) synthase RluB, yielding MSEKLQKVLARAGLGSRRKMEVVIQEGRVSVDGKVVGLGERVTDVQVIRVDGHIVKNLTPENTMCRILAYNKPEGEICTRSDEEGRTTVFERLPSLKGARWISIGRLDINTSGLLLFTTDGEFANKMMHPSQQIEREYAVRIFGDVTEAILNRLRMGVQLEDGEAKFLDIKESGGEGINRWFHVVLTEGRTREVRRLWESQGLQVSRLMRVRYGNITLSKQLPQGGWHELNLKEVNYLRKLVDMPKETESKVKVDVTESKFTNPQARIRRAVKKHAQHRKAGERRRTKTRTRS
- the galU gene encoding UTP--glucose-1-phosphate uridylyltransferase GalU, which encodes MIKKCLFPAAGYGTRFLPATKSMPKEMMPIVNKPLIEFGVDEALEAGMTNMCIVTGRGKHSLMDHFDLNYELEHQINGTPKEDKLKDIRLIMDRANFTYIRQREMKGLGHAILVGKELIGDEPFAVVLADDLCINHANGVLKQMVDLYKQFRCSIVAVEEVPEDQIHKYGVIKGEMIKDNIYRVDDMVEKPAPGTAPSNLAIIGRYILTPDIFDIIEETTPGKGGEIQITDALLTQAKRGCVLAYKFKGKRFDCGSVPGYIEATNYVYDNIYEDK
- the murQ gene encoding N-acetylmuramic acid 6-phosphate etherase, yielding MSAPPENLMTESRNPASSHIDTLSTLEMLKVMNAEDKKVALAVELALPSITQAVDLISAAFHKKGRLIYCGAGTSGRLGILDASECPPTFGTPAKQVMALIAGGHRAILKAVENAEDNLQAGQSDLQNINFNENDILVGIAASGSTPYVIGAMRYAKSINAQVIAINCNPNSLMSKECDVNICAVVGPEVLTGSSRLKAGTAQKLILNMLTTGAMIRTGKVFGNLMVDVQATNAKLVERQKMIVIAATDCLREEAEKALLQCNGHCKTAIVMILTNTNTAQAKSLLAKNNGYIRQSIVK
- a CDS encoding CidA/LrgA family protein, translated to MIILLFLSVGKIISSYLPFAFPGSIIGLILLFSALNLRLIKVEWIMMSGSLLLKYMALLFVPIGVGLINHLALIFDNWFVITFSFFFTTLLILLSVGHLYQFLNKKEDL
- a CDS encoding LrgB family protein, which encodes MLFYLALPCTLVIFFASKALYAIKPWAIFHPFVLSVLSLLLLHYFLKLDYSQYEEGTSLLVALLEPAVVVLALPLYLQLHLIKEKFNIILSACLLAVLIAFSCALFLMPLLGADLVTAASLAGQHVTTPIAMEISRSLNGIPSLTAAMVVCVGIFGGSVGLAFYKLCGIKDNQAQGVAMGCAAHALGTAKIMETDKVAGAFASISLIICAILSAILMPLLYAVLF
- the purN gene encoding phosphoribosylglycinamide formyltransferase; amino-acid sequence: MATVATKKIVVLLSGNGSNLQNIIDKLHNTTLNNQHIEIVAVLSNKADAYGLQRAQNAGIKHKAIISKGISSREQYDALLSQEIDQYQPDLIVMAGFMRILSAQFIDKYPGKMLNIHPSLLPKYQGTNTHQRAIDAGDSEHGVSVHFVTEELDSGATVIQAKVPIFSEDSAEKLAERVLTQEHLIYPLAIQWFLSGRLSMVNSHALLDGLILPANGYAAD
- the purM gene encoding phosphoribosylformylglycinamidine cyclo-ligase produces the protein MSNEKTSLSYKDAGVNIDAGTALVERIKSVAKRTKRPEVMGGLGGFGALCQLPTGYKEPLLVAGTDGVGTKLRLAIDLKKHDTVGIDLVAMCVNDLIVQGAEPLFFLDYYATGKLDIDVAAAVVTGIGAGCELANCSLIGGETAEMPGMYEGDDYDIAGFCVGVVEKADVIDGTKVAAGDALIAVGSSGPHSNGYSLVRKILEVSKADTSAPFGDSTLGETLLTPTKIYVKSTLELIKNCPVHAISHITGGGFWENIPRALPAGSKAVVDGKSWVWPEIFNWLQENGNVKTEEMYRTFNCGVGLVIVVPSAEKDRAVEILTAQGENAWVLGHIEDAAADEAQVEIN
- a CDS encoding DUF2066 domain-containing protein produces the protein MKPIFVVRNFIVLFISFISFTSCVLANQFENLYQGNIIVENQSEQQLKELALQQVLIKVSGNSQVNILDESQQLLTKTQSLLSQFGYRNIEDNRYFMAVFDPSKINQALKEMRQPVWGETRPRTLVWLIVDSDSERKLISDTMINSDQDDVLSFVLKSTQQERGISLHFPLMDLDDNLAVSLFDISGRFFDQIAKASERYDASLFIVANLKQKDEKTWDLQWELVYNTPQSKKNEIVASEQLHGEKSVILTSMTNKIADYYADQYAILATDTEKFSQSIYISGISSLQQHEKLNQVLSGILAIASYEVVSVDVKQVKVNVKVNGGINSFENALNIQTNLQLDASQSERFHFNWR
- the hda gene encoding DnaA inactivator Hda, which codes for MPQDELRFQYPLLALKFPDDETFASFYPGQNYSVLTQLKNSVVGLGEPVLYMWGESGSGRSHLLHALCSEVDERGDSVAYIPLRHYQSMTLDIFENMEQVTLVCIDDIEEIAGDEKWEKALFDFYNRWSDNKENRSSGASLVFCANHLPKQLGLKLNDLVSRLEWGACYHLTPLNEEDKLGALQLRAQLKGMKLPVDVGRFLLNRLSRDMNTLLDTLDQLDNASLEAKRKLTIPFVKEVLVL